One window of Triplophysa rosa linkage group LG8, Trosa_1v2, whole genome shotgun sequence genomic DNA carries:
- the cep162 gene encoding centrosomal protein of 162 kDa isoform X1, protein MVSSRIMAHNVRLTKEELDQQFEQFLKESVSDDSFELGSSNKNPSVLDTLGKPPIRPVKKNPVSVPWWQNDDDDDDDDDEGTGMSSSGKSFLKSLRNTPSIKEVDEEQPKEQILENEDIRDPVIFSRDSLEPEDIVMASGPGTRVGFLGLDTSDEEEKTRFLSNVKSSSSIDFSRPDQEREVSTPTFLQREKEMDATTEEEQKIHEHTASPAYSEDFEEECSEKSDEEPREKVSSVFQKSEGQGMLAKVSLHDSLNSTDGALHLPVSAASPEKENCPEKPAVEPAVQSYGQSEGSEIEALQEAYRQISDSGGLCEERRAGGSGTPLSLSTLQPASTAESDLPTAEELMRPIGPDSGFTRGFSLQPIIEAAAQGSESHSPLRISSDMSPFSTANDSCGATDGIIGGEHLGSFRYTQKSIAEEIKRLMQEQEAPSPPKPKKRQVPARSSVSAHLSAPSRKAPAPSLKTQKPESRPLPRAPAHGRRNQSSKPPSPLTQRKAQSQALKKPQILNQTHTVKGLDTSLRLSNELVASVQSFATFLQHQVQADNLQDKSPHQTDTIPPKAKTDRRVMEKEIGSGLTSNRERFCLQSAQKESEVHLREEELRQEHERERAALCKDIYMLQSKLHSAEEAGRRQKWSLGEPSDPVTEEKLKLIEKEMKEQETLIQGYHQENEKLYLQMKALQAQSKHNEETLFMENQRLLTELAHTRDRLNKSNIQRTVGVKSIANQSFNIAEVTSQVQAAQRNEERLQEEIRRLKQEKQALHVDWEIMRKERDLAKAQAVYTSGDKSFELRMLQEKHRDEVTELKKRLHWYAENQELLDKDAARLRTATAETQRLTEQVEKLKMEVNRRANEQQRKVKERAGEAKRVQDLERQLKQMEDLLKSRHPNSLPALIFAAASAGEKEAGAEVHPPAGPQSSQTAALLERRVHRLEAELEGRDEAAKRSLRTMEQQYHRIKLQYEQQITDLEQRLAERSQTNHNATSEESASQIEALKAELEGMKKTHRHRENDLQAEVASLKEQLQQAEASSGIDKPVRSPSRHQLHTEAAQASRIERLTQELNAKSRTIQDLSRTVDRLQRERRTMLSAPGFNRAAGEHRRQSSAAKEAKKPAAETFPPTQDEKDYHPGAFAGSHISEVQLENDGLRARSEELEAQREEERVSLQAAVTHARAQILRTREQNAEQLASVKAEHHREIERLLASHALEHSSSKVAELANQVNTQEIVVQHLQAQVKELQGAKDALTVSKTREETLQNQLSRLLEELKQAKEAHSPELRHFASLEQKIQSMELRYSQREKQLQQVIADTRRVVEQEQRGEVDRWRRIAQGRAKELEAFRLELDSILDVLRELQRQGVVIPAPERTSTPGHAYLPLRS, encoded by the exons GGATGTCATCGTCTGGAAAGTCCTTCCTCAAGTCCCTCAGGAACACTCCGTCCATTAAAGAGGTCGATGAGGAACAACCAAAGGAGCAGATCTTGGAGAATGAAGACATACGAGATCCTGTCATCTTCAGCAGAGACAGTCTGGAGCCTGAAG ATATTGTAATGGCGTCCGGACCGGGAACAAGGGTAGGATTTTTAGGTTTGGACACGTCCGATGAGGAAGAGAAGACCAGGTTTCTATCCAACGTGAAGTCCTCATCCTCCATCGACTTCTCCAGACCAGACCAAGAGCGAGAGGTCTCCACACCTACCTTTCTGCAAAG ggAGAAAGAGATGGATGCCACCACTGAAGAAGAACAGAAGATACATGAACACACCG CGTCTCCTGCATATAGTGAAGATTTTGAGGAGGAGTGCAGTGAGAAAAGTGATGAAGAGCCACGAGAAAAGGTTTCTTCTGTATTTCAGAAATCTGAAGGGCAGGGAATGCTGGCTAAAG TTTCACTGCATGACTCTTTAAACTCCACGGATGGAGCTCTACACCTTCCTGTTTCTGCCGCGTCCCCCGAGAAAGAAAACTGTCCAGAGAAACCAGCTGTTGAACCTGCAG TGCAATCGTACGGTCAGAGCGAAGGGAGCGAGATAGAGGCTCTGCAGGAGGCGTACAGACAGATCAGCGACTCTGGGGGGCTGTGCGAGGAAAGGCGAGCGGGGGGAAGCGGgacgcctctctctctctccaccctcCAACCTGCCTCCACCGCAGAGTCAG ATTTGCCAACTGCCGAGGAGCTGATGCGCCCGATTGGACCAGATTCTGGATTCACCCGTGGCTTCTCTCTCCAGCCCATAAT TGAGGCAGCAGCTCAAGGCAGCGAGAGTCACAGTCCATTAAGGATCTCTTCAGACATGAGCCCTTTCAGCACAGCTAATGATAGCTGTGGAGCCACAGATGGCATAATCGGAGGTGAACATCTAGGTTCATTTCGGTACACACAGAAGAGCATTGCAGAGGAGATCAAACGGCTCATGCAGGAGCAAGAAGCTCCTTCTCCTCCCAAACCCAAGAAACGGCAG GTTCCTGCCAGATCTAGCGTATCTGCACATCTTTCAGCTCCCTCGAGAAAAGCTCCTGCTCCATCGTTAAAGACTCAAAAACCCGAGAGCAGGCCGCTACCCAGAGCGCCTGCACACGGCAGAAGAAATCAATCTTCCAAACCTCCATCACCTCTAACTCAGAGAAAAGCTCAAAGCCAGGCCCTTAAAAAACCACAGATCCTCAACCAGACACACACAGTCAAAG GTTTAGACACAAGTTTAAGGCTAAGCAATGAACTGGTGGCTTCAGTGCAGTCCTTTGCTACGTTCCTACAGCATCAGGTTCAAGCTGATAATCTACAGGACAAAAGTCCTCACCAAACTGACACGATCCCACCCAAAGCCAAGACAGAT CGTCGGGTGATGGAGAAGGAGATTGGATCTGGTCTGACCTCTAACCGGGAGCGTTTTTGCCTGCAGTCTGCCCAGAAAGAAAGTGAGGTCCACCTGAGAGAAGAAGAGTTACGACAGGagcatgaaagagagagagcggcgCTCTGTAAGGACATCTACATGCTGCAGAGCAAA CTACACAGTGCAGAAGAGGCTGGTAGGAGACAGAAGTGGAGTTTGGGCGAGCCTTCGGACCCCGTGACTGAAGAGAAACTGAAGCTTATTGAGAAAGAGATGAAGGAACAGGAGACTCTTATTCAGGGTTACCATCAG GAAAACGAGAAGCTGTACCTGCAAATGAAAGCTCTCCAGGCTCAAAGCAAACACAACGAAGAGACTTTGTTCATGGAGAACCAGAGACTTCTAACCGAGTTGGCCCACACTAG GGACCGGTTAAATAAGAGCAATATTCAGAGAACTGTTGGGGTGAAAAGCATCGCCAATCAAAGCTTCAACATTGCCGAGGTGACAAGTCAGGTGCAAGCCGCACAA CGAAACGAGGAGCGCCTGCAAGAGGAAATCCGTAGGCTTAAACAGGAGAAGCAAGCCCTGCACGTAGACTGGGAGATAATGAGAAAAGAACGAGACCTCGCCAAAGCTCAGGCTGTCTACACATCAG GCGATAAAAGTTTCGAGCTGAGGATGCTCCAGGAGAAACATCGGGATGAAGTGACGGAGCTGAAGAAGAGGCTGCATTGGTACGCCGAGAACCAGGAGTTGCTGGACAAAGATGCGGCCAGACTCCGAACTGCCACAGCAGAAACTCAAAGGCTTACCGAACAG GTTGAAAAGCTAAAGATGGAGGTCAACAGGAGAGCCAATGAGCAGCAGAGAAAGGTGAAGGAGAGGGCGGGTGAAGCTAAAAGAGTTCAAGATCTTGAGCGCCAG CTTAAACAAATGGAGGATTTGCTGAAGAGCAGACATCCGAACTCTCTGCCAGCCCTGATCTTTGCAGCTGCATCCGCAGGTGAAAAGGAAGCTGGCGCGGAAGTCCATCCACCCGCCGGTCCTCAGTCCTCCCAGACGGCAGCCCTGCTGGAGAGACGCGTCCATCGTCTGGAGGCAGAGCTGGAGGGTCGCGACGAAGCTGCCAAACGCAGTCTCAGGACGATGGAGCAACAGTATCACAGGATCAAG CTCCAGTACGAACAGCAGATAACAGATCTAGAGCAGCGTTTGGCTGAGAGAAGCCAGACGAATCACAATGCTACATCTGAGGAGTCCGCATCACAAATTGAAGCATTGAAGGCAGAGCTGGAGGGAATGAAGAAGACCCATCGTCATCGAGAGAATGACCTCCAGGCAGAAGTGGCTTCTTTGAAAGAGCAGCTCCAACAAGCCGAGGCTTCATCAGGAATAGACAAGCCCGTCCGCAGCCCCTCACGCCACCAGCTCCACACGGAGGCTGCGCAAGCATCTCGCATCGAGAGGCTGACCCAGGAGCTGAACGCAAAGAGCCGCACCATCCAGGACCTCAGTCGCACGGTGGACCGTCTGCAGAGGGAGAGGAGGACCATGCTCTCTGCTCCTGGCTTTAACAGAGCAGCCGGCGAGCACAGGCGGCAGTCGAGCGCAGCTAAAGAGGCCAAAAAACCAGCAGCTGAAACGTTTCCTCCTACGCAGGATGAGAAGGACTACCATCCCGGGGCGTTTGCAGGGTCACACATCTCAGAGGTGCAGCTGGAGAATGACGGTTTGCGGGCGAGATCGGAAGAACTGGAGGcacagagagaagaagagagagttTCGCTGCAGGCTGCAGTCACGCATGCACGGGCTCAGATCCTCAG GACTCGAGAGCAGAACGCAGAGCAGCTCGCATCTGTCAAGGCTGAACATCACCGAGAGATCGAACGCCTCCTGGCTTCACATGCCCTTGAGCATTCTTCATCCAAAGTGGCTGAACTCGCCAACCAAGTGAACACAcaagag ATTGTAGTGCAGCATTTACAAGCACAAGTGAAGGAGCTCCAGGGAGCCAAAGATGCCCTGACCGTGTCTAAAACCAGAGAGGAAACCCTTCAGAATCAG CTATCTAGGCTGCTAGAAGAGCTAAAGCAGGCTAAAGAAGCACACAGTCCTGAGCTAAGACACTTCGCTAGTCTCGAGCAGAAGATTCAATCTATGGAGCTTCGCTACAGTCAGCGCGAGAAACAGCTCCAGCAG GTGATCGCAGACACACGGCGGGTGGTGGAGCAGGAGCAGCGGGGTGAGGTGGACCGCTGGAGGAGAATCGCTCAGGGCAGGGCTAAAGAGCTGGAGGCGTTCAGACTGGAGCTGGACTCCATACTGGATGTGCTCCGAGAACTCCAGAGACAGGGCGTGGTTATCCCCGCCCCAGAACGCACTTCCACCCCTGGCCATGCATACTTGCCCCTCCGATCCTGA
- the cep162 gene encoding centrosomal protein of 162 kDa isoform X2, with product MVSSRIMAHNVRLTKEELDQQFEQFLKESVSDDSFELGSSNKNPSVLDTLGKPPIRPVKKNPVSVPWWQNDDDDDDDDDEGTGMSSSGKSFLKSLRNTPSIKEVDEEQPKEQILENEDIRDPVIFSRDSLEPEDIVMASGPGTRVGFLGLDTSDEEEKTRFLSNVKSSSSIDFSRPDQEREVSTPTFLQREKEMDATTEEEQKIHEHTASPAYSEDFEEECSEKSDEEPREKVSSVFQKSEGQGMLAKVSLHDSLNSTDGALHLPVSAASPEKENCPEKPAVEPAVQSYGQSEGSEIEALQEAYRQISDSGGLCEERRAGGSGTPLSLSTLQPASTAESDLPTAEELMRPIGPDSGFTRGFSLQPIIEAAAQGSESHSPLRISSDMSPFSTANDSCGATDGIIGGEHLGSFRYTQKSIAEEIKRLMQEQEAPSPPKPKKRQVPARSSVSAHLSAPSRKAPAPSLKTQKPESRPLPRAPAHGRRNQSSKPPSPLTQRKAQSQALKKPQILNQTHTVKGLDTSLRLSNELVASVQSFATFLQHQVQADNLQDKSPHQTDTIPPKAKTDSAQKESEVHLREEELRQEHERERAALCKDIYMLQSKLHSAEEAGRRQKWSLGEPSDPVTEEKLKLIEKEMKEQETLIQGYHQENEKLYLQMKALQAQSKHNEETLFMENQRLLTELAHTRDRLNKSNIQRTVGVKSIANQSFNIAEVTSQVQAAQRNEERLQEEIRRLKQEKQALHVDWEIMRKERDLAKAQAVYTSGDKSFELRMLQEKHRDEVTELKKRLHWYAENQELLDKDAARLRTATAETQRLTEQVEKLKMEVNRRANEQQRKVKERAGEAKRVQDLERQLKQMEDLLKSRHPNSLPALIFAAASAGEKEAGAEVHPPAGPQSSQTAALLERRVHRLEAELEGRDEAAKRSLRTMEQQYHRIKLQYEQQITDLEQRLAERSQTNHNATSEESASQIEALKAELEGMKKTHRHRENDLQAEVASLKEQLQQAEASSGIDKPVRSPSRHQLHTEAAQASRIERLTQELNAKSRTIQDLSRTVDRLQRERRTMLSAPGFNRAAGEHRRQSSAAKEAKKPAAETFPPTQDEKDYHPGAFAGSHISEVQLENDGLRARSEELEAQREEERVSLQAAVTHARAQILRTREQNAEQLASVKAEHHREIERLLASHALEHSSSKVAELANQVNTQEIVVQHLQAQVKELQGAKDALTVSKTREETLQNQLSRLLEELKQAKEAHSPELRHFASLEQKIQSMELRYSQREKQLQQVIADTRRVVEQEQRGEVDRWRRIAQGRAKELEAFRLELDSILDVLRELQRQGVVIPAPERTSTPGHAYLPLRS from the exons GGATGTCATCGTCTGGAAAGTCCTTCCTCAAGTCCCTCAGGAACACTCCGTCCATTAAAGAGGTCGATGAGGAACAACCAAAGGAGCAGATCTTGGAGAATGAAGACATACGAGATCCTGTCATCTTCAGCAGAGACAGTCTGGAGCCTGAAG ATATTGTAATGGCGTCCGGACCGGGAACAAGGGTAGGATTTTTAGGTTTGGACACGTCCGATGAGGAAGAGAAGACCAGGTTTCTATCCAACGTGAAGTCCTCATCCTCCATCGACTTCTCCAGACCAGACCAAGAGCGAGAGGTCTCCACACCTACCTTTCTGCAAAG ggAGAAAGAGATGGATGCCACCACTGAAGAAGAACAGAAGATACATGAACACACCG CGTCTCCTGCATATAGTGAAGATTTTGAGGAGGAGTGCAGTGAGAAAAGTGATGAAGAGCCACGAGAAAAGGTTTCTTCTGTATTTCAGAAATCTGAAGGGCAGGGAATGCTGGCTAAAG TTTCACTGCATGACTCTTTAAACTCCACGGATGGAGCTCTACACCTTCCTGTTTCTGCCGCGTCCCCCGAGAAAGAAAACTGTCCAGAGAAACCAGCTGTTGAACCTGCAG TGCAATCGTACGGTCAGAGCGAAGGGAGCGAGATAGAGGCTCTGCAGGAGGCGTACAGACAGATCAGCGACTCTGGGGGGCTGTGCGAGGAAAGGCGAGCGGGGGGAAGCGGgacgcctctctctctctccaccctcCAACCTGCCTCCACCGCAGAGTCAG ATTTGCCAACTGCCGAGGAGCTGATGCGCCCGATTGGACCAGATTCTGGATTCACCCGTGGCTTCTCTCTCCAGCCCATAAT TGAGGCAGCAGCTCAAGGCAGCGAGAGTCACAGTCCATTAAGGATCTCTTCAGACATGAGCCCTTTCAGCACAGCTAATGATAGCTGTGGAGCCACAGATGGCATAATCGGAGGTGAACATCTAGGTTCATTTCGGTACACACAGAAGAGCATTGCAGAGGAGATCAAACGGCTCATGCAGGAGCAAGAAGCTCCTTCTCCTCCCAAACCCAAGAAACGGCAG GTTCCTGCCAGATCTAGCGTATCTGCACATCTTTCAGCTCCCTCGAGAAAAGCTCCTGCTCCATCGTTAAAGACTCAAAAACCCGAGAGCAGGCCGCTACCCAGAGCGCCTGCACACGGCAGAAGAAATCAATCTTCCAAACCTCCATCACCTCTAACTCAGAGAAAAGCTCAAAGCCAGGCCCTTAAAAAACCACAGATCCTCAACCAGACACACACAGTCAAAG GTTTAGACACAAGTTTAAGGCTAAGCAATGAACTGGTGGCTTCAGTGCAGTCCTTTGCTACGTTCCTACAGCATCAGGTTCAAGCTGATAATCTACAGGACAAAAGTCCTCACCAAACTGACACGATCCCACCCAAAGCCAAGACAGAT TCTGCCCAGAAAGAAAGTGAGGTCCACCTGAGAGAAGAAGAGTTACGACAGGagcatgaaagagagagagcggcgCTCTGTAAGGACATCTACATGCTGCAGAGCAAA CTACACAGTGCAGAAGAGGCTGGTAGGAGACAGAAGTGGAGTTTGGGCGAGCCTTCGGACCCCGTGACTGAAGAGAAACTGAAGCTTATTGAGAAAGAGATGAAGGAACAGGAGACTCTTATTCAGGGTTACCATCAG GAAAACGAGAAGCTGTACCTGCAAATGAAAGCTCTCCAGGCTCAAAGCAAACACAACGAAGAGACTTTGTTCATGGAGAACCAGAGACTTCTAACCGAGTTGGCCCACACTAG GGACCGGTTAAATAAGAGCAATATTCAGAGAACTGTTGGGGTGAAAAGCATCGCCAATCAAAGCTTCAACATTGCCGAGGTGACAAGTCAGGTGCAAGCCGCACAA CGAAACGAGGAGCGCCTGCAAGAGGAAATCCGTAGGCTTAAACAGGAGAAGCAAGCCCTGCACGTAGACTGGGAGATAATGAGAAAAGAACGAGACCTCGCCAAAGCTCAGGCTGTCTACACATCAG GCGATAAAAGTTTCGAGCTGAGGATGCTCCAGGAGAAACATCGGGATGAAGTGACGGAGCTGAAGAAGAGGCTGCATTGGTACGCCGAGAACCAGGAGTTGCTGGACAAAGATGCGGCCAGACTCCGAACTGCCACAGCAGAAACTCAAAGGCTTACCGAACAG GTTGAAAAGCTAAAGATGGAGGTCAACAGGAGAGCCAATGAGCAGCAGAGAAAGGTGAAGGAGAGGGCGGGTGAAGCTAAAAGAGTTCAAGATCTTGAGCGCCAG CTTAAACAAATGGAGGATTTGCTGAAGAGCAGACATCCGAACTCTCTGCCAGCCCTGATCTTTGCAGCTGCATCCGCAGGTGAAAAGGAAGCTGGCGCGGAAGTCCATCCACCCGCCGGTCCTCAGTCCTCCCAGACGGCAGCCCTGCTGGAGAGACGCGTCCATCGTCTGGAGGCAGAGCTGGAGGGTCGCGACGAAGCTGCCAAACGCAGTCTCAGGACGATGGAGCAACAGTATCACAGGATCAAG CTCCAGTACGAACAGCAGATAACAGATCTAGAGCAGCGTTTGGCTGAGAGAAGCCAGACGAATCACAATGCTACATCTGAGGAGTCCGCATCACAAATTGAAGCATTGAAGGCAGAGCTGGAGGGAATGAAGAAGACCCATCGTCATCGAGAGAATGACCTCCAGGCAGAAGTGGCTTCTTTGAAAGAGCAGCTCCAACAAGCCGAGGCTTCATCAGGAATAGACAAGCCCGTCCGCAGCCCCTCACGCCACCAGCTCCACACGGAGGCTGCGCAAGCATCTCGCATCGAGAGGCTGACCCAGGAGCTGAACGCAAAGAGCCGCACCATCCAGGACCTCAGTCGCACGGTGGACCGTCTGCAGAGGGAGAGGAGGACCATGCTCTCTGCTCCTGGCTTTAACAGAGCAGCCGGCGAGCACAGGCGGCAGTCGAGCGCAGCTAAAGAGGCCAAAAAACCAGCAGCTGAAACGTTTCCTCCTACGCAGGATGAGAAGGACTACCATCCCGGGGCGTTTGCAGGGTCACACATCTCAGAGGTGCAGCTGGAGAATGACGGTTTGCGGGCGAGATCGGAAGAACTGGAGGcacagagagaagaagagagagttTCGCTGCAGGCTGCAGTCACGCATGCACGGGCTCAGATCCTCAG GACTCGAGAGCAGAACGCAGAGCAGCTCGCATCTGTCAAGGCTGAACATCACCGAGAGATCGAACGCCTCCTGGCTTCACATGCCCTTGAGCATTCTTCATCCAAAGTGGCTGAACTCGCCAACCAAGTGAACACAcaagag ATTGTAGTGCAGCATTTACAAGCACAAGTGAAGGAGCTCCAGGGAGCCAAAGATGCCCTGACCGTGTCTAAAACCAGAGAGGAAACCCTTCAGAATCAG CTATCTAGGCTGCTAGAAGAGCTAAAGCAGGCTAAAGAAGCACACAGTCCTGAGCTAAGACACTTCGCTAGTCTCGAGCAGAAGATTCAATCTATGGAGCTTCGCTACAGTCAGCGCGAGAAACAGCTCCAGCAG GTGATCGCAGACACACGGCGGGTGGTGGAGCAGGAGCAGCGGGGTGAGGTGGACCGCTGGAGGAGAATCGCTCAGGGCAGGGCTAAAGAGCTGGAGGCGTTCAGACTGGAGCTGGACTCCATACTGGATGTGCTCCGAGAACTCCAGAGACAGGGCGTGGTTATCCCCGCCCCAGAACGCACTTCCACCCCTGGCCATGCATACTTGCCCCTCCGATCCTGA